The region CATTTGAAGAAGGGCCACCCAACCTATGTGGCAATATGGGAAGTCATGGACAAAGAGATAAGACTGATCGAGGTAACTTATGCAGGCACACACGAGAAAGCACCCTACTGAAAAGATTGAACTGAGGTTCGTCGGGCCGATTGCTAACATGGCAAAGGCAGTTGAAACATTGAAGCCCCTTGGATTTGTGGACACGTCCGATTCCGTCCCTTGGCGCGAGGCATACCCTGAATGCTCGGAAGCGCAGCTTATCGGCAAGGCCTTGGCCGGCGCACGATACCGGGAGGGATTTACGCAGACTAAGCTTTCTGAACTGACCGGGATTCCGCAGCGCCATATCAGCGAGATGGAAAACGGCAAGCGTCCCATCGGCAAGGAAATGGCGAAGCGCTTGGGGAAGGCTTTGAACATCGGTTACAAGGTGTTTTTGTAGAAAGAAGCGGGGGATAGCCAGGCCAGGTGAAAAGGCGCAATCCTGAGCGCCCTGCCCCCTCTAACCACAAGGAGCGCAACAGGAGGCGCTGATAATGTCAGACTTTAAATCTGGAAAGGAACTGATAGATACTTTTGATCTTAAGCCATTCGAATTATTCTCTCTCGTCAAATCCGGCCTTCAACCCTATAATCATTTAGGCAACCCCTTACCACCACCTAATATTACCGATAAATTAAAAAATATAAAGGGATATGAATCCGAATTGGATTCACTTTTACGTCGTTGTCCGCAGTTATCGAACGAAGAATTTCAGAAACGTTTCAAGAGCAACCCAAGAGAGGTGGCTTGGTATTACGAACAAAGACAACGCCATCAACCGAGAATAGAGAAGTTATCGCGCGACATTGAAGATCTAAAAAACGAACTCCTACAAATTGAAAATAAAAACCTGTGGGTTAATTACGAGCTTTCTGAAGATAACAGCTATGCCCAACAGACAATAAATAACCTTCTGAATTATTATTACAAACTGACTGAAGCAACCGCTCTCCTGAAAAAGCCGGAAACACATGGTTCCGAACCGACCCCCGCGCTCCCAGAGCAAACGGATCCGGAAACCTTTATACGATCTGTGTCAATTTCTTATTTGTC is a window of Deltaproteobacteria bacterium DNA encoding:
- a CDS encoding helix-turn-helix transcriptional regulator encodes the protein MQAHTRKHPTEKIELRFVGPIANMAKAVETLKPLGFVDTSDSVPWREAYPECSEAQLIGKALAGARYREGFTQTKLSELTGIPQRHISEMENGKRPIGKEMAKRLGKALNIGYKVFL